The Actinomadura sp. WMMB 499 genome includes a window with the following:
- a CDS encoding acyl-CoA dehydrogenase family protein → MIEWSDEDLMIRDAVRDWIDAEVRPNLDALESGDLPPYDIIRGLYKTFGMDEMARSSFRARMEKERAGGGGADDADAGTGRGGNAAMSMLPIIELCKVAPGLVSAMGVGLGLAAGTIMKRGTVEQKERWALDLLTMEKVGAWAITEPDSGSDAFGGMQATARRVGDEYVLNGSKTFITNGPYADTIVFYCKLDEEGVEPRDREILTFVLDTGMEGLEQSGPLRKMGLHSSPTGQLFLDDVRAGADRLLASGAGGGKESAKQNFVTERAGVAAMALGVIEECLKLSVEYAKTRELWGQRIGDFQLIQLKLAKMEVARLNVQNLVFRHVEMQRAGRTPTLAEASAMKLYAAQAASEVAQEAVQLFGGNGYMSEYRVEQLARDAKSFQIYAGTDEIQVTHIARDLLSR, encoded by the coding sequence ATGATCGAGTGGTCCGACGAAGACCTGATGATCCGGGACGCGGTCCGCGACTGGATCGACGCGGAGGTCCGTCCCAACCTGGACGCGCTCGAGTCGGGCGACCTGCCGCCGTACGACATCATCCGCGGCCTCTACAAGACGTTCGGCATGGACGAGATGGCGCGCTCGTCGTTCAGGGCCCGGATGGAGAAGGAGCGAGCGGGCGGGGGCGGCGCCGACGACGCGGACGCCGGCACCGGGCGGGGCGGCAACGCGGCGATGAGCATGCTGCCCATCATCGAGCTGTGCAAGGTGGCACCGGGCCTGGTGTCGGCGATGGGCGTGGGCCTCGGCCTCGCCGCCGGGACGATCATGAAGCGCGGGACGGTCGAGCAGAAGGAACGCTGGGCCCTCGACCTGCTCACCATGGAGAAGGTCGGCGCCTGGGCGATCACCGAGCCCGACTCCGGTTCCGACGCCTTCGGCGGCATGCAGGCCACCGCCCGCAGGGTCGGCGACGAGTACGTCCTCAACGGGAGCAAGACGTTCATCACCAACGGCCCCTACGCCGACACGATCGTCTTCTACTGCAAGCTCGACGAGGAGGGCGTCGAACCCCGCGACCGCGAGATCCTCACGTTCGTCCTCGACACCGGCATGGAGGGCCTCGAGCAGAGCGGGCCGCTGCGCAAGATGGGCCTGCACTCCTCCCCCACCGGCCAGCTGTTCCTCGACGACGTCCGCGCGGGCGCCGACCGGCTGCTGGCGTCCGGGGCGGGCGGCGGCAAGGAGTCGGCGAAGCAGAACTTCGTGACCGAGCGCGCCGGCGTCGCCGCGATGGCGCTCGGCGTCATCGAGGAGTGCCTCAAGCTGTCGGTCGAGTACGCCAAGACCCGCGAGCTGTGGGGGCAGCGGATCGGCGACTTCCAGCTCATCCAGCTCAAGCTGGCCAAGATGGAGGTCGCGCGCCTCAACGTGCAGAACCTCGTGTTCCGGCACGTCGAGATGCAGCGCGCGGGCCGCACCCCCACCCTCGCCGAGGCGTCGGCGATGAAGCTGTACGCCGCGCAGGCCGCGAGCGAGGTCGCGCAGGAGGCCGTCCAGCTGTTCGGCGGCAACGGCTACATGAGCGAGTACCGGGTCGAGCAGCTCGCCCGCGACGCCAAGTCGTTCCAGATCTACGCCGGCACCGACGAGATCCAGGTGACGCACATCGCCCGCGACCTGCTGTCGCGCTGA
- a CDS encoding M48 family metallopeptidase: protein MTRTRGRAGDLDEAEAAYRACLDLRPDDPWPLLGLGWVAVEREDHVAASPYLLRAVDAGDVKTEGYAAMLLGAPAKAARDLGEALRWYERAFTADDRHAPLAMGHLGELHYWLGERAGARHWYERMLEVTDLPELVAEACCRLGEMAAADGDAARAAKHLERAAGTGDPAFAGRARELLGQLPRN, encoded by the coding sequence ATGACCCGGACCCGGGGCCGCGCCGGCGATCTCGACGAGGCGGAGGCCGCCTACCGGGCCTGCCTGGACCTGCGGCCGGACGACCCGTGGCCGCTGCTGGGCCTGGGCTGGGTGGCCGTCGAGCGGGAGGACCACGTGGCCGCGAGCCCGTACCTGCTGCGGGCCGTCGACGCCGGCGACGTGAAGACCGAGGGCTACGCCGCCATGCTTCTCGGCGCCCCGGCCAAGGCCGCGCGGGACCTCGGCGAGGCGCTGCGCTGGTACGAGCGCGCGTTCACCGCCGACGACCGGCACGCGCCGCTGGCGATGGGCCACCTGGGGGAACTGCACTACTGGCTGGGCGAGCGGGCCGGCGCCCGCCACTGGTACGAGCGGATGCTGGAGGTCACCGACCTGCCCGAGCTGGTCGCCGAGGCGTGCTGCCGGCTCGGCGAGATGGCCGCCGCGGACGGCGACGCCGCGCGGGCCGCGAAGCACCTCGAGCGGGCCGCCGGGACGGGCGATCCGGCGTTCGCCGGCCGGGCCCGCGAACTCCTCGGCCAATTGCCCCGGAACTGA
- a CDS encoding DUF3616 domain-containing protein yields MIVERRVELRFGHESREAETHTNLSAIRQDGPCLWAAGDETATVERLTAVTGADGRVTGYGGHLTVPLADLVPLPAGPDEEADIEGLGRADGWLWAIGSHSLKRKKIKEGHSAAKSRKRLATVVREDNRFILARIPLVTGDDGLPRAVREDGGRTAAVLGLNGDSITDLLARDPHLAPFLHLPGKDNGVDIEGVAVHGDRLYIGLRGPVLRGWAVLVEIRPGPDADDPRLLRALPVDGDVPYRTHFLDLGGLGIRDLCPHGDDLLILTGPSMDLDGPVRVVRWRGAVTADAPEIVHADALEVLGDLPYGHGDDHAEGIAVLDEPGPGLRLLVVYDSPAAGRLTAEGGVIADIVQMP; encoded by the coding sequence ATGATCGTAGAACGCCGGGTCGAACTCCGCTTCGGGCACGAGAGCCGGGAGGCGGAAACCCACACGAACCTGTCCGCGATCCGCCAGGACGGCCCCTGCCTGTGGGCGGCGGGCGACGAGACCGCGACCGTCGAGCGGCTCACCGCCGTGACGGGCGCGGACGGGCGGGTCACCGGCTACGGCGGGCACCTCACCGTCCCCCTCGCGGACCTGGTCCCGCTGCCCGCCGGCCCGGACGAGGAGGCCGACATCGAGGGGCTGGGCCGGGCGGACGGCTGGCTGTGGGCGATCGGCTCGCACAGCCTCAAGCGCAAGAAGATCAAGGAGGGGCACTCGGCCGCCAAGTCCCGCAAGCGGCTCGCGACGGTCGTCCGCGAGGACAACCGCTTCATCCTCGCGCGGATCCCCCTGGTCACCGGCGACGACGGGCTGCCGCGCGCGGTGCGCGAGGACGGCGGCCGGACCGCCGCGGTGCTCGGGCTCAACGGCGACTCGATCACCGACCTGCTGGCCCGCGACCCGCACCTGGCGCCCTTCCTGCACCTGCCCGGAAAGGACAACGGCGTCGACATCGAGGGCGTCGCGGTGCACGGCGACCGGCTCTACATCGGGCTGCGCGGGCCGGTGCTGCGCGGCTGGGCGGTGCTGGTGGAGATCCGGCCCGGCCCCGACGCCGACGACCCGCGGCTGCTGCGGGCGCTGCCGGTCGACGGCGACGTCCCCTACCGGACCCACTTCCTCGACCTGGGCGGCCTCGGCATCCGCGACCTGTGCCCGCACGGCGACGACCTGCTGATCCTCACCGGCCCGAGCATGGACCTGGACGGTCCGGTGCGGGTGGTGCGGTGGCGCGGCGCGGTGACCGCCGACGCCCCGGAGATCGTCCACGCCGACGCCCTGGAGGTGCTGGGCGACCTGCCCTACGGCCACGGCGACGACCACGCGGAGGGCATCGCCGTCCTGGACGAGCCCGGACCGGGCCTGCGCCTCCTCGTGGTCTACGACAGCCCGGCCGCCGGACGCCTCACCGCGGAGGGCGGCGTGATCGCCGACATCGTCCAGATGCCCTGA
- a CDS encoding TIGR03619 family F420-dependent LLM class oxidoreductase: MQIGFAVPVAGAWSTPANQVLIAQRAEELGYDSLWTLQRVVNPAGSADQTYRNVPDPLVTLAYLAGYTARVRLGVAVVNLPFYSPALLAKQAITLDHVTGGRLDLGLGLGWMPEEFAAVGAPMERRGARAEEFLAALRAFWTGEAGEVSEYRGEFYDIPPVTMDPRPLQDPEPPILLGGSSEPALRRAGRLAAGWVSSSRARLTDIGRSIDVVREAAEKAGRDAAALRFVCRGAVRIREEGDDASDIGAGADRRPLTGTYDQIAGDFDALAEQGVTELFLDLNFDPRLTGPDADPWDSMYIAREALEALAPR, encoded by the coding sequence GTGCAGATCGGGTTCGCCGTACCGGTGGCGGGGGCATGGTCGACCCCGGCCAACCAGGTGCTGATCGCGCAGCGCGCCGAGGAGCTCGGCTACGACTCCCTGTGGACGCTGCAGCGCGTGGTCAACCCGGCCGGTTCGGCGGACCAGACCTACCGCAACGTCCCCGACCCGCTGGTCACGCTGGCCTACCTCGCCGGGTACACCGCCCGGGTACGGCTCGGCGTCGCCGTGGTCAACCTGCCGTTCTACTCCCCCGCCCTGCTCGCCAAGCAGGCGATCACGCTCGACCACGTCACCGGCGGGCGCCTGGACCTCGGCCTCGGGCTCGGCTGGATGCCGGAGGAGTTCGCCGCCGTCGGCGCGCCCATGGAACGCCGCGGCGCCCGCGCCGAGGAGTTCCTCGCGGCGCTGCGCGCGTTCTGGACGGGCGAGGCCGGGGAGGTCAGCGAGTACCGCGGCGAGTTCTACGACATCCCGCCGGTCACGATGGACCCGCGGCCGCTGCAGGACCCCGAGCCCCCGATCCTGCTGGGCGGCTCCTCCGAGCCCGCGCTGCGCCGCGCCGGGCGGCTCGCCGCCGGCTGGGTCAGCTCCAGCCGCGCCCGGCTGACCGACATCGGACGTTCGATCGACGTCGTCCGCGAGGCGGCGGAGAAGGCCGGGCGGGACGCCGCCGCGCTGCGGTTCGTCTGCCGCGGCGCGGTGCGGATCCGCGAGGAGGGCGACGACGCCTCCGACATCGGCGCGGGCGCCGACCGGCGACCGCTGACCGGCACCTACGACCAGATCGCCGGCGACTTCGACGCGCTCGCCGAGCAGGGCGTCACCGAGCTGTTCCTCGACCTGAACTTCGACCCGCGGCTCACCGGCCCCGACGCCGACCCGTGGGACTCGATGTACATCGCCCGGGAGGCGCTCGAGGCGCTCGCCCCGCGCTGA
- a CDS encoding Lrp/AsnC family transcriptional regulator encodes MEEIDRQILALLADDGRMSFTDLAKETGLSVSAVHQRVRRLQKRGIVQGFTARLDHARIGLPLTAFVSIKPIDPSAPDDAPERLAHLTAIEACHSVAGDESYILKVRVGSPNELEDLLQRIRAAANVATRTTVVLSTPWEGRPPRPDGPAADPGD; translated from the coding sequence GTGGAGGAGATCGATCGCCAGATCCTGGCGCTGCTGGCCGACGACGGGCGGATGAGCTTCACCGACCTGGCCAAGGAGACGGGCCTGTCGGTGTCGGCGGTGCACCAGCGCGTGCGGCGGCTGCAGAAGCGCGGCATCGTGCAGGGGTTCACCGCCCGGCTCGACCACGCGCGGATCGGGCTGCCGCTGACCGCGTTCGTGTCGATCAAGCCGATCGACCCGTCGGCGCCCGACGACGCGCCCGAGCGGCTCGCGCACCTCACCGCGATCGAGGCGTGCCACTCGGTGGCCGGGGACGAGAGCTACATCCTGAAGGTGCGCGTCGGCTCGCCCAACGAGCTGGAGGACCTGCTGCAGCGGATCCGGGCGGCGGCCAACGTCGCCACCCGCACCACCGTCGTCCTCAGCACCCCGTGGGAGGGACGGCCGCCGCGCCCCGACGGCCCGGCGGCCGACCCCGGGGACTGA
- a CDS encoding DUF1707 and FHA domain-containing protein, with translation MDGGPSYPVRASDGERDRVLRVLGDRVAEGRISHETFERRVDLVLQARSRAELDEIVHDLPPPGRVVGRLTGLVSSFSQATARIEAAWRAPRLPRFALPATGPSRIVVGRAPACQFVLSDLTVSRFHAEIYRADGTWMISDLGSMNGTRVNGWRLTGPARVRPGDEVGFGDSSFIVTAP, from the coding sequence ATGGACGGTGGGCCCTCATACCCGGTGCGGGCGTCCGACGGCGAGCGCGACCGGGTGCTGCGCGTTCTCGGTGACCGGGTGGCCGAGGGCCGCATCTCCCACGAGACGTTCGAGCGGCGCGTCGACCTGGTCCTGCAGGCCCGCAGCCGCGCCGAGCTGGACGAGATCGTCCACGACCTGCCGCCGCCCGGCCGGGTGGTCGGCCGGCTGACCGGGCTGGTGTCCTCGTTCTCGCAGGCGACCGCGCGCATCGAGGCGGCGTGGCGGGCGCCGCGGCTCCCCCGGTTCGCGCTGCCGGCGACCGGCCCTTCCCGCATCGTGGTGGGGCGCGCCCCCGCCTGCCAGTTCGTGCTGAGCGACCTGACCGTCTCGCGCTTCCACGCCGAGATCTACCGGGCGGACGGCACCTGGATGATCTCCGATCTGGGCTCGATGAACGGCACCCGGGTGAACGGGTGGCGGCTGACCGGCCCGGCGCGGGTGCGACCGGGCGACGAGGTCGGCTTCGGCGACTCCAGCTTCATCGTCACCGCCCCCTGA